A genomic region of Melanotaenia boesemani isolate fMelBoe1 chromosome 21, fMelBoe1.pri, whole genome shotgun sequence contains the following coding sequences:
- the myocd gene encoding myocardin isoform X2 has translation MPLNHGKFPKPEDSYAFEEDSSSESLSPEQNHSDESQGSACPSSEAVGSTASSSSSPALTSPQLVVQASRDPPDQGKEEGANNNQSTPPIPVPAIVKSKTSDKNRHKKPKDVKPKVKKLKYHQYIPPDQKAEKSPPPMDSAYARLLQQQQLFLQLQILSQQKHAHTHSQQSQHTHTQQTQPQGQQRPPTFSYQLHPQAQKAVSEQLPACSSNGPSSTANSNSSSPVKNTFPNQSNISSVKPGPLPANLDDLKVSELRQHLRIRGMPVSGTKTALIERLRPFKDTNVDASPTGSTDITTLTFPVTPTGSLSSYQSPSSSSTLSQGRYYPYPSTSSSPPISPASSDLSLSGSLPDSFSDVPMSSPTQFTLQPSPAQLGMEDGQGGGGGGSGRLGGGNQRSGEGGGLDGLEAEKDKMLVEKQKVIEELTWKLHQEQRQVEELKMQLHKRKRCYGATQDNTPPPSHPSMLHQQPSPIMMGQHFFGVTVKQEPMSLCSSCPLSSPKQLKSPGSCMEDMGHCNNPIPNIGGVGGPQCMDTGPSSGSPSTMSAFLSPQCSPQDSPIGKPSTSSQPSSPNNPYLLSSPLGRDGCGHQGNSRARSMQMQRRSSSQQVNCSFPPDQRSLQAVFPGPADCGLNHNGSTKTESQNMQPKMSVLPSPRHVGQKCQASPPAFSSSDSDASDLRQPPCYEDAVKQQLTRSQQMDELLDVLIESGEMPANAREERERSSVTKVVPHITVSPGCPGLLIPRFHRHYEHPSSNHLLYDHTANHITESHLQTLLGSPIGRGGEVPPLDMAAEDRSQEGEGNRDAERFGSPQDRHCHPHHPQQDKHLTNRDLMDTPLSPTGSKASAVPEVQGMVSMTFSETPWETMEWLDLTPPSSASAFSVAQPSVPSIFNTEFLDVTAINLNSAMDLHLEHW, from the exons TAAATCATGGCAAATTCCCTAAACCAGAGGACTCCTATGCATTTGAGGAGGACAGCAGTAGCGAGAGTCTATCTCCAGAGCAGAACCACAGTGATGAGTCCCAAGGATCGGCCTGCCCTTCGTCTGAGGCTGTGGGCAGCAcggcctcctcctcctcctcacctgcTCTCACCAGCCCacag CTTGTAGTACAAGCAAGCAGAGACCCCCCTGATCAAGGCAAGGAAGAAGGTGCCAACAACAACCAGTCTACACCACCAATACCAGTTCCTGCTATAGTCAAG TCCAAGACCTCAGACAAGAACCGGCACAAGAAGCCCAAAGATGTGAAGCCCAAAGTGAAGAAGCTCAAGTACCACCAGTACATTCCTCCGGACCAGAAGGCAGAGAAGTCTCCTCCGCCCATGGACTCGGCCTACGCCCgactcctccagcagcagcagctcttcctgcagctgcagatccTCAGCCAGCAGAAACACGCTCACACACATTCGCAGCagtcacagcacacacacacccagcagACGCAGCCCCAGGGTCAGCAGAGGCCACCCACCTTCAGCTACCAGCTTCACCCACAGGCCCAGAA AGCGGTGAGTGAACAGTTACCGGCTTGTAGCTCCAATGGTCCGTCCAGCACAGCCAACAGTAACTCTTCCTCTCCGGTCAAGAATACATTTCCCAACCAAAGCAACATCTCGTCTGTCAAACCTGGGCCCCTGCCAGCTAATCTGGACGACCTCAAA gtttcaGAGCTCAGGCAGCACCTGCGTATTCGTGGCATGCCTGTTTCAGGCACCAAGACTGCCCTCATTGAGCGACTCCGGCCTTTCAAGGACACCAACGTGGACGCCTCGCCCACGGGATCTACCGATATCACCACCTTGACCTTCCCTGTCACGCCCACAGGGTCCCTGTCTTCCTACCAGTCCCCGTCATCTTCCAGCACTCTTTCACAAGGAAGGTATTACCCTTaccccagcacctcctccaGCCCACCCATCTCCCCGGCCTCCTCAGACCTGTCTCTCAGCGGCTCACTCCCTGACAGCTTCAGTGACGTGCCCATGTCCTCGCCAACACAGTTCACTCTGCAGCCATCACCGGCACAGCTCGGCATGGAGGACGGCcaggggggaggaggaggaggaagcggCAGGCTGGGTGGGGGAAATCAGAGGTCAGGGGAAggtggaggtctggatggtctgGAAGCTGAAAAAGATAAGATGCTGGTGGAGAAGCAGAAGGTGATTGAAGAGCTGACATGGAAGCTGCATCAGGAGCAGAGACAG GTTGAAGAGCTGAAAATGCAGCTCCACAAGAGGAAACGCTGTTATGGAGCCACACAGGACAAcactcctcctccatctcaccCCTCCATGCTACACCAGCAGCCGTCTCCAATCATGATGGGACAACATTTTTTCGGGGTGACAGTCAAGCAGGAGCCCATGTCTTTATGCTCCAGCTGCCCTTTGTCTTCTCCCAAACAGCTCAAAAGTCCTGGCAGCTGCATGGAGGACATGGGACACTGCAACAACCCCATCCCAAATATCGGGGGGGTTGGTGGGCCACAGTGTATGGACACAGGCCCTTCCTCTGGCAGCCCCTCCACCATGTCTGCTTTCCTCAGTCCACAGTGCTCCCCGCAAGATTCCCCCATCGGAAAACCTTCCACCAGCTCCCAGCCTTCGTCTCCTAATAACCCCTATCTGCTGTCTTCCCCACTGGGAAGAGACGGCTGTGGTCACCAAGGCAACAGCAGAGCCCGCAGCATGCAG ATGCAGCGGAGGAGCAGCAGCCAGCAGGTGAACTGCTCGTTCCCTCCAGACCAAAGAAGCCTCCAGGCAGTGTTTCCTGGCCCAGCTGATTGTGGCCTCAACCATAACGGCTCCACCAAGACTGAGAGCCAAAATATGCAACCAAAG ATGTCAGTATTGCCGTCTCCTCGGCATGTTGGCCAAAAGTGCCAGGCCTCTCCCCCCGCCTTCAGTAGCTCAGATTCAGATGCATCTGACTTAAGACAGCCCCCATGCTATGAGGATGCAGTCAAGCAG CAACTGACCCGCAGCCAGCAAATGGATGAACTTTTGGATGTGCTGATAGAAAGTGGAG AGATGCCAGCTAACGCcagagaagagagggagaggTCCTCTGTAACCAAAGTTGTGCCTCACATTACTGTGTCCCCAGGGTGTCCCGGCCTCCTCATCCCGCGGTTCCACCGACACTACGAGCACCCATCCTCCAACCACCTCCTTTATGACCACACGGCCAATCACATCACCGAGAGCCACCTGCAGACTTTGCTGGGCAGCCCTATCGGCCGGGGAGGGGAGGTGCCCCCTCTTGATATGGCTGCCGAGGACCGGAGCCAGGAAGGCGAAGGGAACAGAGACGCTGAAAGGTTCGGCAGCCCTCAAGACCGCCACTGTCACCCTCATCATCCCCAACAGGACAAACATCTGACCAACAGAGATCTAATGGACACCCCTCTGTCGCCCACTGGCAGCAAGGCATCCGCTGTCCCCGAGGTGCAGGGGATGGTCAGCATGACCTTCAGCGAGACGCCGTGGGAGACGATGGAGTGGCTGGACCTGACACCGCCCAGCTCCGCCTCTGCCTTCAGCGTTGCTCAGCCCAGTGTACCCAGCATTTTTAACACGGAGTTCCTGGATGTAACAGCCATTAACTTGAACTCTGCCATGGACCTTCATCTGGAGCACTGGTGA